The following proteins are encoded in a genomic region of Thermoplasmatales archaeon:
- a CDS encoding RuvB-like helicase, which produces MPEIREVALREWERISSHSHIQGLGLKNGKALPVADGMIGQEEAREAAGILVKLVKGGKFAGRAVLIAGPPGTGKTALALAVAKELGKDVPFVPLAASEIYSAEMKKTEFLTQVLRKAIGVKIREMRKVYEGVVKGIDIKTQPHPYNPYQRIPSSAIVTIATTEEEKKLSMDEDFALQFIQQNIGEGDIIQIDVDGVRVAKLGKAEEYVKKEGLDLSSTKALPVPDGPVVKNKEFVYTLSLHHMDMINSRRSGDIFSLFFGEREKEIDSELRRAIDENVKKVVEEGRAEILPGVVFIDECSMLDIETFAFLNRAMEQELAPIIIFATNRGITEIRGTTIKEAHGMPLDLLDRVLIVNTKPYSAEEIRLIIKERAKIEKIEMDEEALDFLTELGTKTSLRHCIQLLAPSYEIAKEAKRKKITREDVKRASQLFVDVKQSVAYLQKLEKEMLK; this is translated from the coding sequence ATGCCTGAAATAAGGGAAGTGGCTCTGAGAGAGTGGGAAAGAATTTCCTCTCATTCACACATTCAGGGTCTTGGTTTAAAAAATGGAAAAGCACTTCCTGTCGCTGATGGAATGATTGGACAAGAAGAGGCAAGGGAAGCTGCTGGAATACTGGTTAAACTTGTAAAAGGAGGGAAATTTGCGGGGAGGGCGGTTTTAATTGCGGGGCCACCTGGGACTGGAAAAACTGCGCTGGCACTTGCTGTAGCAAAGGAGCTTGGGAAGGATGTTCCATTTGTTCCGCTTGCTGCTTCAGAAATCTATTCTGCGGAAATGAAGAAGACGGAGTTTTTAACTCAGGTGCTGAGGAAGGCAATAGGTGTAAAAATAAGGGAGATGAGGAAGGTTTATGAAGGAGTTGTTAAGGGAATTGATATAAAAACTCAACCACATCCCTATAATCCTTATCAGAGAATACCCTCTTCCGCAATTGTAACAATAGCAACAACTGAAGAAGAGAAGAAGCTATCAATGGATGAAGATTTTGCCCTTCAATTTATCCAGCAGAACATAGGAGAGGGAGATATTATTCAAATTGATGTTGATGGAGTGAGAGTAGCTAAACTGGGAAAGGCGGAGGAATATGTAAAAAAGGAAGGTCTTGATTTATCTTCAACAAAAGCTTTGCCAGTACCAGATGGGCCTGTTGTAAAAAATAAAGAATTTGTCTATACATTAAGCCTGCATCACATGGATATGATAAACTCAAGGCGAAGCGGGGATATTTTCAGCTTATTTTTTGGAGAAAGAGAGAAGGAAATAGATTCAGAATTGAGAAGGGCTATAGATGAAAATGTTAAAAAAGTGGTTGAGGAAGGAAGAGCGGAAATATTGCCAGGCGTTGTTTTTATAGATGAATGCAGTATGCTTGATATAGAAACCTTTGCTTTTCTTAACAGAGCAATGGAGCAGGAGCTTGCTCCTATAATAATTTTTGCAACAAATAGGGGAATAACAGAAATAAGAGGGACAACAATAAAAGAGGCTCATGGAATGCCTCTTGATTTGCTTGATAGAGTTTTAATAGTAAATACAAAACCATATTCTGCGGAGGAAATAAGACTAATAATAAAGGAGAGAGCAAAAATTGAAAAAATAGAAATGGATGAGGAAGCTTTAGATTTCCTTACAGAGCTTGGCACTAAAACATCATTGAGGCATTGCATCCAGTTGCTTGCACCCTCATATGAAATAGCAAAAGAGGCAAAGAGGAAAAAGATAACAAGAGAAGATGTTAAAAGAGCTTCACAGCTGTTTGTTGATGTGAAGCAATCTGTTGCATATCTGCAAAAATTAGAAAAGGAAATGCTGAAGTGA